The genomic segment ATATGAGTGAAGCTAGAATTTAAAATGTTTTTGCGATGACCTTCACTATTCATCCAAGCATTCACAACTTCTTGAGGTGTTTTTTGACCGTAAGCAATATTTTCTCCAGCTGATTTATATGTGATACCGAACTTTTTCATCATATCAAAAGGTGAGCCGTAAGTTGGGCTATTATGGTCAAAATATTTGTTAGACTGCATATCAGCAGATTTAGTACGTGCTACTTTACTT from the Cytobacillus sp. IB215665 genome contains:
- a CDS encoding CAP domain-containing protein, with the translated sequence SKVARTKSADMQSNKYFDHNSPTYGSPFDMMKKFGITYKSAGENIAYGQKTPQEVVNAWMNSEGHRKNILNSSFTHIGVGYVEQGNYWTQMFIGK